GGAAATACAAGTTTGACTAGTTTAATTAATCAAAGCCATGAAGGAATTGAAGTGAAGATTGGGCAAGAATTACAAAATGAATTATTCCAAGACTTCAGTTTGATTACAGCTAGTTACGATGTAGTCGGACATGGTTCAGGTATGATTGCTTTACTAGGACCAACGAGCATGCCTTATTCAAAAATGATTGGTTTAGTTGATGTTTTTCGAAATGAACTTTCGCAAAAGATGATTGAGTACTATCGTTCAATGGAAGACTAATGAAAAGGAGATTTTAATGTGGCTAAAGAAGAGAAGCAAGATTTAAACGAAGAATTAAAAAATAAGACAGAAGAAGTTGAGGAATCAACAGACACTGAAGTAGAAGAGTTAATTGAAGTTGATGAATTAACTGAAACTAAAGTTGCTTTAGATGAAATGGAAGATCGCTATTTACGTTTACAAGCTGAATTGGCGAATATCCGTAAAAGAAATCAAAAAGAGCGTGAAGATGCTGCAAAATATCGTGCACAAAACTTAGCAACAGAGCTTTTACCAGTTATTGATAATTTGGAACGAGCAATGGCATCACAAGTTAGTGATGAAGAAAGCGAAGGCTTGAAAAAAGGGTTAGAAATGGTTATGACGACTTTCAGAACGGCTTTGAAAAATGAAGGGATTGAAGAAATTAATCCTGTCAACGAAGCTTTTGATCCGAATTTCCATCAAGCTGTTCAAACGCAACCAGTTGAAGAAGGTCAAGAATCAGATACTGTCGTTACCGTTTTACAAAAAGGTTATGTATTAAAAGACCGTGTATTACGACCAGCAATGGTGATTGTTGCTCAATAATTATTGAGTAGTCGATGGTTTTCTTTAGATAATTTCTAGCATTAGGCTTATACTAAAGCTAGAGGCAAAAAATAAGTATTCACTGAGTAATCAGTATGAATCAATAAATGTTTAAAAACGAAAAAAAAAATAAATTGTAAAGAGGGAATTAACTATGAGTAAAATTATTGGTATTGACTTAGGAACTACAAACTCTGCAGTTGCAGTATTAGAAGGCGGAGAAGCAAAAATTATTGCGAATCCAGAAGGTAACCGTACAACACCATCAGTTGTTTCATTTAAAAATGGTGAAATCCAAGTTGGTGAAGTAGCTAAACGTCAAGCAGTAACAAATCCAAATACAATCAGCTCTGTAAAACGCCACATTGGTGAAGCTGGTTTCAGTATTGAAATGGAAGGCAAAAAATATACAGCTCAAGAAATCTCAGCAATGATTTTACAATATCTAAAAGGTTTTGCTGAAGAATATTTAGGCGAAAAAGTTGAAAAAGCTGTTATTACAGTTCCTGCTTACTTTAACGATGCACAACGTCAAGCAACAAAAGACGCTGGTAAAATTGCTGGTTTAGAAGTAGAACGTATTGTTAACGAGCCAACTGCTGCAGCATTAGCATATGGTTTAGACAAAACAGATAAAGATGAAAAAGTTTTAGTATTTGACTTAGGTGGCGGTACTTTTGACGTATCTATCTTAGAATTAGGCGACGGTGTATTTGATGTACTAGCAACAGCTGGGGACAACAAATTAGGTGGAGATGACTTTGATAACAAAATCATCGACTACATGGTAGCTGAATTCAAAAAAGAAAATGCTATCGATTTATCTAAAGATAAAATGGCTGTTCAACGTTTGAAAGATGCTGCTGAAAAAGCTAAAAAAGACTTATCAGGTGTAACTTCAACTCAAATTAGCTTACCATTTATCACTGCTGGGGAAGCTGGTCCATTACACTTAGAAATGAATTTAACTCGTGCTAAATTTGACGAATTAACTCATGACTTAGTTGATCGTACAAAAGTTCCAGTTCGTCAAGCATTAAAAGATGCTGGTTTAACAGCTTCTGATATTGATGAAGTTATCTTAGTTGGTGGATCTACTCGTATTCCAGCAGTTGTTGAAGCTGTTAAAAAAGAAACAAACCAAGAACCAAACAAATCAGTAAACCCAGATGAAGTTGTAGCAATGGGTGCTGCAATTCAAGGTGGAGTTATTACTGGAGATGTTAAAGACATCGTTTTACTTGATGTAACACCATTATCATTAGGAATTGAAACAATGGGTGGCGTATTTACAAAACTTATTGACCGTAACACAACAATTCCAACAAGTAAATCACAAGTCTTCTCAACAGCTGCAGATAACCAACCTGCTGTAGATGTGCATGTATTACAAGGTGAACGTCCAATGGCTGCAGATAACAAAACATTAGGTCGTTTCCAATTAACTGATATTCCAGCTGCTCCACGTGGTGTTCCACAAATCGAAGTATCATTTGATATCGACAAAAATGGGATTGTAAATGTTCGTGCGAAAGATTTAGGTACTCAAAAAGAACAAACAATTACTATCAAATCTTCATCAGGCTTATCAGACGAAGAAATCGAACGCATGGTTAAAGATGCCGAAGCGAATGCTGAAGCAGATAAAACACGTAAAGAAGAAGTTGACTTACGTAACGATGTGGATCAATTGTTATTCTCAGTTGATAAAACATTAGCTGAATTAGAAGGAAAAGTTGATGCAGATGAAGTTAAAAAAGCTGAAGAAGCTCGTGAAGAGTTGAAAGCTGCTGTTGAAGCAAATGACTTAGAAGCTATGAAAACAAAACGCGATGCATTGAATGAAATCGTTCAAGCATTGACAGTAAAATTATATGAACAAGCTGCTCAACAACAAGCTGAAGAAAATCCAGAAGCAGCTCAAGCAGGTGCAGATGATGTAGTTGATGCAGAGTTTGAAGAAGTTGAAAAAGACGAAGACAAATAATCTATAACTAATTTAAATGTTCTAGGAGGGAGAAGCCAAGGCAAAATGCTTTTGGCTTTTTCTTCTAGGATGTGGTATGCTTTTAAAGGATAATCGAGAGGTAGCGAATGTGACTTAATTTGCATACGTAACGATGGAGGGAATTAGATGGCAAAAAGAGATTATTATGAAGCACTTGGTGTAGCCAAAGGTGCAAGTGACGATGAAATAAAAAAAGCTTATCGTAAGCTTTCAAAGAAGTATCATCCAGATATTAACCAAGAAGCTGGTGCAGAAGATAAGTTTAAAGAAATTGCTGAAGCCTATGAAGTTCTTAGTGATGCACAAAAACGTGCAGCCTATGATCAATACGGTCATGCGAGTACAGATCCAAACTTTGGCGGTGGCGGTTTCGGTGGCGGCGGATTTGGTGGTTTTGGCGGAAGTAGCGCAGGTTTTGGTGGCGGATTTGAAGATATTTTTGAATCTTTCTTTGGTGGCGGCGGTCGTTCGCAAAATCCAAATGCACCAAGACAAGGTGATGACTTACAATATACATTAAATCTTAAGTTTGAAGAAGCTGTTTTTGGGAAAGAAACATCGATTACTTATAACCGTGAAGATACTTGTGAAACGTGTCATGGGAATGGTGCTAAACCAGGAACAGACCCAGTAACTTGTTCGAAATGTCATGGTTCAGGTACATTGAATGTTGAGCGTAATACACCACTTGGTCGTGTTATGACACGCCAAACTTGTGACGTTTGTCATGGAACTGGCCAAGAAATTAAAGAAAAATGTCCAACCTGTCATGGTGCTGGACATGTGAAAGAACGCCATACTGTTAAAGTAACCGTTCCTGCTGGTGTTGAAGATGGACAACAAATGCGTTTACAAGGTCAAGGTGAAGCAGGTATGAATGGCGGACCTCATGGCGATTTATTTGTCGTATTCCGCGTTGAGGAAAGTGATTTGTTTGATCGTGATGGTTCTGAAATTTATTACGATTTACCAATTAGTTTTGTCCAAGCAGCTCTTGGAGATGAAATTGAAGTTCCAACAGTTCATGGTAAGATTAAATTAAAAGTACCAGCTGGAACCCAAACAGGAACTAATTTCCGTCTAAGAGGTAAAGGTGCGCCTAAACTTCGTGGGAATGGAACGGGTGACCAACACGTTAAAGTTCAAGTGATTACACCTAAAAACCTTTCTGAGAAACAAGCCAAAGCAATGCGTGATTTTGCTGAAGCAAGTGGTATAGAAGTTAGTGAACAAGAAGGCAACATTTTTGATAAAGTCAAAGATGCCTTTAAATCAGATGGTAAAAAAAAACGTAAATAAAAAATAATAAGTTGGATAACTTGAGGATTTTTCTTCAAGTTATCTTTTTTTATGTAAACTTTTACTTGGAAATTGGTTTACTTGTGCTTTTTTACATTGAGTAAGCCCCTTAACTGCAACTTTTCTTGTATTTAAGCTATTTCATTGGTATAATTTACAGTGACACTTTTGATTAAATAAAGGAAAGTAGGCAATAAATTAGATGGACAAAAATGAAATGAAAATTCGTCAATCGCGAATCCGAAACTTTTCGATTATCGCCCATATTGACCATGGAAAATCTACGTTAGCCGATCGTATTTTAGAAAAAACGGATACGGTAGCTAATCGTGATATGCAAGCACAATTGTTAGATTCTATGGACTTAGAAAGAGAACGTGGGATTACAATTAAATTAAATGCAGTTGAACTAACGTACACAGCTAAAGATGGAATTGATTATACATTCCATTTAATTGACACTCCTGGACACGTCGATTTTACCTACGAGGTTTCTAGAAGTTTAGCGGCCTGTGAAGGAGCTATTTTAGTGGTTGATGCTGCCCAAGGAATTGAAGCACAAACACTGGCCAATGTTTATTTAGCCTTAGATAATGATTTAGAAATTATTCCAGTTATTAATAAAATAGATTTACCCGCCGCCGATCCAGAGCGCGTTCGTGGAGAAATTGAAGATGTGATTGGAATTGATGCCAGTGATGCCGTTTTAGCGAGTGCTAAAGCTGGTATTGGGATTGAAGATATTTTAGAACAGATTGTTGAAAAAGTTCCAGCACCAACTGGCGATTTAGATGCTCCATTACAAGCTTTAATCTTTGATTCAGTCTATGATTCTTACCGTGGAGTTATTTTAAATGTCCGCATTATGTCGGGTGTGGTTAAATCTGGCGATAAGATTCAAATGATGAGCAATGGAGCGACATTTGAAGTTGCTGATGTGGGGATTTTCTCACCAAAACCAATTAAACGTGATTTCTTAATGGTCGGGGATGTTGGTTATATTACGGCTAGTATAAAAACTGTGCAAGACACTCGAGTTGGGGATACTATTACACTTGCAAATAATCCAGCAACAGAAGCCTTGCCTGGTTATCGTAAAATGAATCCAATGGTTTATTGCGGCTTGTATCCAATTGATTCTTCCCGTTACAATGAATTACGTGAAGCATTAGAACGCCTGCAACTAAACGATGCGGCTTTGCAATTTGAAGCTGAGACTTCTCAAGCATTAGGTTTTGGTTTCCGTTGTGGTTTCCTAGGACTCTTGCATATGGACGTTATTCAAGAACGTTTAGAACGTGAATTTGATTTAGATTTGATTACAACTGCTCCGTCAGTAATCTATCATGTGAATCTGACTGATGGTTCAGAAGTTGTGGTGGACAATCCGGCAGAAATGCCTGAACAAGGGGTTATTGACTCTGTTGAAGAGCCTTACGTTAAAGCGAGTATTATGGTACCAAATGACTACGTTGGAGCTGTAATGGAGATTGCACAGCGTAAGCGTGGAGAATTTATTACAATGGACTATTTAGATGAGTTCCGTGTCAATGTAATCTATGAAATTCCATTATCTGAGATTGTTTATGATTTCTTTGATAAATTAAAATCAAGTACAAAAGGCTATGCTTCTTTAGATTATGATTTGATTGGTTACCGTCCAAGTAAATTGGTTAAGATGGAAATCATGTTAAATTCTGAAAAAGTAGATGCATTAAGCTTTATTGTACATCGTGATTTTGCTTACGAACGTGGTAAAATTATTGTTGAGAAATTAAGATCATTAATTCCACGTCAGCAGTTTGAAGTTCCAATTCAAGCAGCGATTGGAAATAAAATTCTTTCACGTTCAACAATTAAAGCTTTGCGTAAAAACGTATTAGCAAAATGTTATGGTGGAGATATTTCACGTAAACGTAAATTGCTTGAGAAACAAAAAGAAGGTAAAAAACGCATGAAACAAATCGGTTCGGTTGAAGTACCTCAGGATGCCTTCATGGCTGTTCTGAAAATGGACGAGGATCAACCTAAGAAGTAGTAAGGGTTTGTTTGAAAACAATTTAATAATACAGGGAGAATATTAATGTTCTTCCGCCATTCTTCCGACCAAAAAGAAATTTACTTAATTTTTGGTCGGAAGTTTTTTTATTCTATGCATTGTCTTTCAACATTTTCTCGAAAATGTCGACCGTTTCTTTCTTCATTTTTTCGGTTATGTGAGAGTAGGTATCTAAAGTAGTTGAAATTCGTGAGTGGCCTAATCTAGCTTGTATTTCTTTTGGTTTAGCACCATTTTCTAATAACATAGTAGCATGAGTGTGCCGAAAAGAGTGGAAACTGAAATCTACATCAATATTTTTTCTTACATATCCGCACGACCATTTGATGCTATTAGGTGTTACTGGATCACCATTTTCTTTAGTACATACAAAATCAGTAATAGTATAATGTTGGCCATAAAATATTTTGTTTTCTTTCTGCCTTTTACTCCATATTTTTAAAATCGCCAATTGTAAAATTAAGCTAGACAACTAAAAAAGTCATTTGTGCTACACTCAAAATAGTTCCGTCGAAAGAATTATAAGGAGTGAGTACAAATGACCTATACCCATCTTACACCAACTGAACTCGTAATGATAGAAGCTTATTTCAATCAATCACACTCTGTTTCAAAAGTAGCCCATCTAGTACAACGTTCTCGACAAACCATTTATAATGTCTATCGTTTTCTTAAATCTGGTGGAAGCGCAATAAGCTACTATGAACAATATAAGAAAAACAAACGTAACTGCGGAAGACGTCCAATTGTGTTACCAGATGGGCAACAAGAATACATTCAAAAAAAGGTGGCTCAAGGGTGGACTCCAGATGTCCTTATTGGTCGAGCAGAGTTTCCTATTGCTTGTTCGGTACGTACACTATATCGGATGTTTAAAGATAAAACCTTTGACCCTCACGATTTACCAATGAAAGGGAAAAGAAAACCAAACGGACATAAAGAAAAAAGAGGAAAACAAGCTTTTCGCCGTTCGATTCAGGATAGAACAACTGATTATATACAGTTCAATCATGAGTTTGGTCACCTAGAAGGTGACACCATTGTCGGTGGAAAACATAAAAGTGCGGTGATCACGTTAGTTGAGCGATTATCTAAAGTGATCATCACCTTGAAACCCGCTGGTAGGCAAGCTATAGATATTGAGAATAGACTGAATCAATGGTTTCAATCTGTACCGAAACACTTGTTTAAATCCATCACATTTGATTGTGGAAAAGAGTTCTCGAATTGGAAAAAGATTAGTAATACCAATGATATTTCGATTTATTTCGCTGATCCAGGAACACCTTCTCAACGAGGACTAAATGAACATTCGAATGGCTTATTACGTAAAGATGGCTTATATAAAGCTATGGATTTTAATGAGGTATCCGAAACCTTTATCCAATCGGTGGCATCAAAACGAAATCATATTCCTAGAAAATCATTACACTATCGCACACCATTGGAAGTATTTTTGAGTTACGTAGGTAAAGATGATTTGTCTAGCTTAATTTGACAAACGAAAAATAGAAATAATAGAATCACCAAGTGAAATAGTTCTATATGATGACTGCGTTTTTGGAGTGCCTATTGATATATCTTTTTTCTTCATTATCATAATTTTATCAACGGAAAGAGTTTTGTTTTCAAAATCAATATTATCCCAGGTTAAACCACAAACTTCAGAACGTCTTAATCCTGTATGAAATGCAATCATCATAGGAATGTAAAAAGAATTATTTGGTTGAATGAAGTCAATCATATTTTTAAAATCGGAATAGGTGAAAATTTTTAGGTCATCTTTTGTTTTTTTCATATTTACATCATGTTTTGGCATCTCAACATAGAACATTGGGTTTTCTTTAATTAATTGGTGAGGGTAGACAGCTTTTTTAAAAGCGCCTTTCAAGACAGTTCCAATTATTTCAATCGTCTGTTTTGCTTTGCCTTCTTTAAATTTGTCATTTATAAGTTCCTGCAATATAGCGGGTTTTATTGATTTTAGTTTATACATACCAATTTTAGGCAAAATATGATTGTCAATGATCCCTCTATAATTTTCTTGAGTATTATATTTTAAGTTGAGAACAACATAACTATCAAACCAAAAGTTAAAATAATCATGAACAGAAATATCAGATAAATCTACTACTTGGCCAGTTGTCTCGTATTCACTTATAGCTTTTCTCATGGCTTCCAATGCTTCACTTTTAGTTTTACCACCAGCTCGCTCAATTCTATTTCTTTTACCATTGATACGAGCAGCTTCGATAGTGTAATACCAGTTATTACCTTTTTTTCTAACCGAACCTTGCATATGAATTCGTCCTTTCGAAGTACGGAATATGATGAAAAAATTCACGTATTTAAGTTTATTTTAAAATGAATTTATGGATTTTATTTAACTGAATACGAATGTATGTTCTTTTTTATTTTTAAAGAAAAGCCCGAAGGCTAATCTTTTATCTATTAATGATATAAGCAGTTACAGCGGGTATTGTAATAGTGCCACCTATAGTTGATTCATATGAAATTAATCCATTGCTAGAACCGTAAATTGTAATTATATCATTTTCCAAAATTCTTTCTTGAACAATACTTTTACCATACTTAACAAGAACGATTGTATCATAATTTTCATTTACTGCTAAGCGTAACTGTGTTTCAGAAGCGTCTTCCATTACTTGAATTACCTCACCACTTAATACTATTTTTTCATTTTGAAAATTATCGGGTGTTCGTGCAAGATTTTCAAATGTCACGTCTGTTCTATAGGTTGAAAGATCTTTGTTAGCGGCTTCTGATTCTTCTAACATTTTTACTAATTCTTCATTTACAGCACTAGAATCAGAAGTACTGCTTTCGCTAGAGATTGCAACTTCGCTGCTATTCTCTTTATTAGTATCTTTTTGAGCTGATGAAGCCTCATTACTTTCAGAATTTTTCGGTAGTAATATAATACCAAAAATAAAGATAGCAAATCCTGCAACTAAAATTCCAGTATTACGTTTAACCTTTGAATTTTTTCTAATAAATCCAATAATGAACAAACAAATACCTACTACAATAGCTAAAAAACCAATTAAAAGTGAAAATGCTCCTAAAATTTCCATTTTTCTCCTCCAGTTATGTTATAATATATTTGTCAAAATATTATCTGCTCTAATCAGTCCCCACGACTTGTTAGAGCTTTTTTTATTTGTATAGAAACCTTTCCATTTCAAGGGGGAGGTTGTAGTAATCTAATATTGTATATTTATTATCGATTCCTAAGCCTTCATGCGATCCGTCAATTCTCAAATTAGAAGCAAAATAATTGGCTTCCATTTCTATTTTTAAAGACGAAGTTAATGATTGCGATGAAAGAAAAGGAGTATTGGAATTTGAATGAAATATTGAGTGAGCTAATTCATGTGCACATGTGAAGTTCAAATAATCTTTACTTATATTATTGTTCAAATGAATAAACTTAATTCGCAATTCCTTATTGTAATATCCGTATATGCCACCTAAATCTTCCATAATAATTTTTACACCTAGTTTATCAGCTAATTAAAATGGGTCTCTGGTTTGATGATTATTAACTAATAAATGTAATTTTTTATCAATAATATCTAAACTCATTTAGTCACCTAATTTCGATACTTTTTAGGAGTAAATTTCTTTTTTGCTTCTTGTTTAGCAATTCTCAACGAATTTTCAAGCGACATGATTAATAGCTCTCTAGTGTTGTCGTCCATTTCTCCATTTTCTTTTGAGTAGTGTGCATTGTTCTCCAAATCTTCTATCATAGCTTGCAATCGTTCAGAGATATCTTTTTCATCTTTATCCGTTAATTCATAATACTTTTTTTCTGGTTCAATTCTACCTAAAAGGTAGTCCGTACTAACTTCTAAAGCATCAGCAATAGATGATAATTCCGTTTCTCTTATTGGTCTTTCACCAGATTCAATTCTATTCATAACACTTTTATTAAGCTTGATTTTATCTGCAAGTTCTTTTTGAGTCATATTTTTATTTTCTCTAAGTTCAGTGATTCGTTCTCCGATATCCAAAAATATCACCTTCCTTTCTATAATAGCAATATTATTTTAACATGTTTCCATAATAGAAATAAATTAATTTCTAAATCAGAAACAAAAGTATTTACATTTCTGTTTTAGCGACGTGATATATATAGTTGATGATTACACTAAAGATCATATTTATGCTTATCAAAATAAATATTTTACGCATGGGTTTTCGCATGGTGGAACGTTGCAAGCATTAGTCTTGGAATTTAGCGAATTCATTAGATTAGGCAAGGAGGTTCATGGAAAGCAAGGTTATCGAGGTTTGGATTGCGAACATTGGGGTTACGATAAATCAAGCCAGTTAGAAATAATTGAATACGCTAAAGAAATTGGTTATCTGAGGGAGGTAAAAAAATGACTAAGCTATATAAAATCTTAGTTGGTACTAAAGTTGGTACAAACGAAAAATTGTTCTATGAGATGATTCATTACTTCGCTGAACATGATGACGTTTTAACTACCCAAGAGGTTAAGCCAAAATGGAAATCAAAAACGAAGGTTTATTTCACGCTAACTGAAGCAGAGAGATTAACAAAACGAAAAAAATTGAGAAATAAATTTCATTCGAGAGATTAAACTCGTGGGAATTTTTTTATATGAAAAAAGCTAACTTACCTTATTAGGATAAATCAGCTTGCTAAATACAGATTCAACTTATATCAATGCTCTAATTAGAACTAAAACGATAAGATGAAGAGGATAGAATAGGTAGAAGCCCCATTTAATCCAGCTAGGAGAATAGCCACGTTGTCCATTATAATTGAGCAATAATGGGATTGTCATAAGCACACCTAAAGTTGAAAACATTTCATACCAAGGGACTGAACTTGGTGCAACCAGATAACCAATTAACATAATTAAGAATAAAAAAGCGGTTGTATAAACTGGAGGAATTATTTTTTTCAACTTGTCATTTTTGATCACGTAAAATCCAAAAATCATTAATATTCCAAATAAATTCCAATCTGACATAAATGTGGCTAAAGTAAAAATAATAACTAATCCGATGTGAACGAATTGATTGTTGGTTTTTTCATATAGAACGAGTAAGATAAGCCCTATAAAAAGAGTAAAGAAGATATTATTCACCAATTCAATCAAGTCGAATGGCGAGTTTGGATAATGCAACATGTGAAATGGATAAACTGAAATAATCCAAAAAAAAGTTAATCGAAAAGCATATTTCCTTACATTTTTTGTATAATGAAATCCCTTAACAAGTAAAAAGGCCATTATTGGAAAGGTTAATTTTCCAATAAATTCCGTGAAAAAAAATAATGATTCTGAATACTCAAATAATCTGAAACCACTCCCAATGTGATTAATTAGCATTGCAATAATGGCAATGACTTTCAAATGAAAACTGTTTAATTTATTTTCCATGCAAACTACCTCCTCATGTGTAACTTAATTTTACCATTTAGAAAAAGTTGTTAAATCACACATAAGTACTAATTTAGGTTAATACTAAAGGGGGATTGTTTTTGTGTGTTTTATATGTCTCAAATATAAAAAGTATAATCAGTAGCATCCTATAACTGACGAAGATCAAATACTAATAAAGAATAAAAATCAGTTGCGGATTAGTCCTATGAGACATATGCACTAGTGTCATAATTTATTTAGAGTAAGCTTTGTTATCTATATATTTATGTATATCGAAATGATATAATTAAATTTATTATATTTAGGAGGTTATGGATAAATGAAAAAGAAAAGTTTAGTGTTAATGATGTTTTTGTTTCTAGC
This Carnobacterium maltaromaticum DSM 20342 DNA region includes the following protein-coding sequences:
- a CDS encoding IS30 family transposase yields the protein MTYTHLTPTELVMIEAYFNQSHSVSKVAHLVQRSRQTIYNVYRFLKSGGSAISYYEQYKKNKRNCGRRPIVLPDGQQEYIQKKVAQGWTPDVLIGRAEFPIACSVRTLYRMFKDKTFDPHDLPMKGKRKPNGHKEKRGKQAFRRSIQDRTTDYIQFNHEFGHLEGDTIVGGKHKSAVITLVERLSKVIITLKPAGRQAIDIENRLNQWFQSVPKHLFKSITFDCGKEFSNWKKISNTNDISIYFADPGTPSQRGLNEHSNGLLRKDGLYKAMDFNEVSETFIQSVASKRNHIPRKSLHYRTPLEVFLSYVGKDDLSSLI
- the dnaK gene encoding molecular chaperone DnaK, with product MSKIIGIDLGTTNSAVAVLEGGEAKIIANPEGNRTTPSVVSFKNGEIQVGEVAKRQAVTNPNTISSVKRHIGEAGFSIEMEGKKYTAQEISAMILQYLKGFAEEYLGEKVEKAVITVPAYFNDAQRQATKDAGKIAGLEVERIVNEPTAAALAYGLDKTDKDEKVLVFDLGGGTFDVSILELGDGVFDVLATAGDNKLGGDDFDNKIIDYMVAEFKKENAIDLSKDKMAVQRLKDAAEKAKKDLSGVTSTQISLPFITAGEAGPLHLEMNLTRAKFDELTHDLVDRTKVPVRQALKDAGLTASDIDEVILVGGSTRIPAVVEAVKKETNQEPNKSVNPDEVVAMGAAIQGGVITGDVKDIVLLDVTPLSLGIETMGGVFTKLIDRNTTIPTSKSQVFSTAADNQPAVDVHVLQGERPMAADNKTLGRFQLTDIPAAPRGVPQIEVSFDIDKNGIVNVRAKDLGTQKEQTITIKSSSGLSDEEIERMVKDAEANAEADKTRKEEVDLRNDVDQLLFSVDKTLAELEGKVDADEVKKAEEAREELKAAVEANDLEAMKTKRDALNEIVQALTVKLYEQAAQQQAEENPEAAQAGADDVVDAEFEEVEKDEDK
- a CDS encoding tyrosine-type recombinase/integrase, with product MQGSVRKKGNNWYYTIEAARINGKRNRIERAGGKTKSEALEAMRKAISEYETTGQVVDLSDISVHDYFNFWFDSYVVLNLKYNTQENYRGIIDNHILPKIGMYKLKSIKPAILQELINDKFKEGKAKQTIEIIGTVLKGAFKKAVYPHQLIKENPMFYVEMPKHDVNMKKTKDDLKIFTYSDFKNMIDFIQPNNSFYIPMMIAFHTGLRRSEVCGLTWDNIDFENKTLSVDKIMIMKKKDISIGTPKTQSSYRTISLGDSIISIFRLSN
- the dnaJ gene encoding molecular chaperone DnaJ — its product is MAKRDYYEALGVAKGASDDEIKKAYRKLSKKYHPDINQEAGAEDKFKEIAEAYEVLSDAQKRAAYDQYGHASTDPNFGGGGFGGGGFGGFGGSSAGFGGGFEDIFESFFGGGGRSQNPNAPRQGDDLQYTLNLKFEEAVFGKETSITYNREDTCETCHGNGAKPGTDPVTCSKCHGSGTLNVERNTPLGRVMTRQTCDVCHGTGQEIKEKCPTCHGAGHVKERHTVKVTVPAGVEDGQQMRLQGQGEAGMNGGPHGDLFVVFRVEESDLFDRDGSEIYYDLPISFVQAALGDEIEVPTVHGKIKLKVPAGTQTGTNFRLRGKGAPKLRGNGTGDQHVKVQVITPKNLSEKQAKAMRDFAEASGIEVSEQEGNIFDKVKDAFKSDGKKKRK
- a CDS encoding TraX family protein, which gives rise to MENKLNSFHLKVIAIIAMLINHIGSGFRLFEYSESLFFFTEFIGKLTFPIMAFLLVKGFHYTKNVRKYAFRLTFFWIISVYPFHMLHYPNSPFDLIELVNNIFFTLFIGLILLVLYEKTNNQFVHIGLVIIFTLATFMSDWNLFGILMIFGFYVIKNDKLKKIIPPVYTTAFLFLIMLIGYLVAPSSVPWYEMFSTLGVLMTIPLLLNYNGQRGYSPSWIKWGFYLFYPLHLIVLVLIRALI
- the grpE gene encoding nucleotide exchange factor GrpE, whose protein sequence is MAKEEKQDLNEELKNKTEEVEESTDTEVEELIEVDELTETKVALDEMEDRYLRLQAELANIRKRNQKEREDAAKYRAQNLATELLPVIDNLERAMASQVSDEESEGLKKGLEMVMTTFRTALKNEGIEEINPVNEAFDPNFHQAVQTQPVEEGQESDTVVTVLQKGYVLKDRVLRPAMVIVAQ
- a CDS encoding helix-turn-helix domain-containing protein; the encoded protein is MIFLDIGERITELRENKNMTQKELADKIKLNKSVMNRIESGERPIRETELSSIADALEVSTDYLLGRIEPEKKYYELTDKDEKDISERLQAMIEDLENNAHYSKENGEMDDNTRELLIMSLENSLRIAKQEAKKKFTPKKYRN
- the lepA gene encoding translation elongation factor 4 → MDKNEMKIRQSRIRNFSIIAHIDHGKSTLADRILEKTDTVANRDMQAQLLDSMDLERERGITIKLNAVELTYTAKDGIDYTFHLIDTPGHVDFTYEVSRSLAACEGAILVVDAAQGIEAQTLANVYLALDNDLEIIPVINKIDLPAADPERVRGEIEDVIGIDASDAVLASAKAGIGIEDILEQIVEKVPAPTGDLDAPLQALIFDSVYDSYRGVILNVRIMSGVVKSGDKIQMMSNGATFEVADVGIFSPKPIKRDFLMVGDVGYITASIKTVQDTRVGDTITLANNPATEALPGYRKMNPMVYCGLYPIDSSRYNELREALERLQLNDAALQFEAETSQALGFGFRCGFLGLLHMDVIQERLEREFDLDLITTAPSVIYHVNLTDGSEVVVDNPAEMPEQGVIDSVEEPYVKASIMVPNDYVGAVMEIAQRKRGEFITMDYLDEFRVNVIYEIPLSEIVYDFFDKLKSSTKGYASLDYDLIGYRPSKLVKMEIMLNSEKVDALSFIVHRDFAYERGKIIVEKLRSLIPRQQFEVPIQAAIGNKILSRSTIKALRKNVLAKCYGGDISRKRKLLEKQKEGKKRMKQIGSVEVPQDAFMAVLKMDEDQPKK
- a CDS encoding DUF308 domain-containing protein translates to MEILGAFSLLIGFLAIVVGICLFIIGFIRKNSKVKRNTGILVAGFAIFIFGIILLPKNSESNEASSAQKDTNKENSSEVAISSESSTSDSSAVNEELVKMLEESEAANKDLSTYRTDVTFENLARTPDNFQNEKIVLSGEVIQVMEDASETQLRLAVNENYDTIVLVKYGKSIVQERILENDIITIYGSSNGLISYESTIGGTITIPAVTAYIINR